The Pseudoalteromonas translucida KMM 520 genome has a window encoding:
- a CDS encoding calcium-binding protein translates to MKNISYIAFVALSICSISSFASSNNIAKQFEKFDRNQNGLLSRAETASDPALWSRFASYDKDKDGHLSLSEFTLYASQ, encoded by the coding sequence ATGAAAAATATAAGCTATATAGCGTTCGTTGCGCTTAGTATTTGTAGCATATCAAGCTTTGCCAGCAGCAATAACATTGCCAAGCAATTTGAAAAATTTGATCGTAACCAAAACGGCTTATTAAGCCGAGCAGAAACAGCCAGCGACCCTGCTCTATGGTCACGCTTTGCCAGTTACGATAAAGACAAAGACGGCCACCTTTCTTTAAGCGAATTTACGCTTTATGCGAGCCAGTAG
- a CDS encoding EF-hand domain-containing protein: MSNRFLIIMPIVALGFLSANALAMDVQATFNELDKDSNGTLSEAEAGEDAVLHENFSQIDTDQNGQLSLDEFKQFIK; this comes from the coding sequence ATGAGTAATCGCTTTTTAATTATTATGCCAATCGTTGCGCTAGGCTTTTTGAGCGCTAACGCGCTGGCAATGGATGTACAAGCTACTTTTAATGAACTTGATAAAGACAGTAACGGTACTCTCAGCGAAGCTGAAGCCGGTGAAGATGCCGTACTTCATGAAAACTTTTCACAAATAGATACTGATCAAAATGGTCAGTTGTCGCTAGATGAGTTTAAACAGTTTATTAAGTAA
- a CDS encoding HAMP domain-containing sensor histidine kinase yields MPAVMAEKYKAILNWRPNLISQFVMSMLLSLLPLSLVVIVFLNALNKQLAVTQQVVSNNYQVTKSFNILKQELNSLERATRQNWVLKSESLDTLIVDKWQASLQSIEDLTRIAPSKSHTAQWQRLTNTLQLAHTQLVEQKQQQVALFLPISDLLAELTLWLRDKSETQITNNQKEIAQLQASFINWLVALIPLTLLVGGGFLWRISGRLKSLTKIIGKLGQGDWQQKIAVQGSAELVELGNKLQWVQAQLHILEQQKDTFLRHVTHELKTPLASMVEGTDLLSDEIVGPITKEQRAVLELISQSMVRLRTMIDSLLSYNAIRTSKDSVSEVEFNHLINKINSHFEHRLTAREQTLIWHNNLSNKALALPGELIEMILVQLISNGLKFSQHGQAVSIALTLEHSKLKMAISDEGCGIKEHEKAHVFSAFYQGKHSKNVTLQGSGLGLTIVKESVEQLNGQLLIEQNEPQGCRFLITLPITTNQGVN; encoded by the coding sequence ATGCCAGCAGTGATGGCTGAAAAATACAAAGCAATACTTAATTGGCGGCCTAATTTAATTAGCCAGTTTGTAATGAGTATGCTGCTGTCGTTATTACCCTTATCGTTAGTGGTTATTGTGTTTTTAAATGCGCTTAATAAGCAGTTAGCTGTAACTCAGCAAGTTGTTAGTAATAACTACCAAGTAACTAAATCGTTTAATATTTTAAAACAAGAACTCAATAGTTTAGAGCGCGCTACTCGGCAAAATTGGGTACTAAAAAGTGAGTCACTCGATACGCTCATAGTTGATAAGTGGCAAGCATCGCTACAAAGTATTGAAGATCTTACACGTATAGCGCCCAGTAAAAGCCACACCGCACAATGGCAGCGTTTAACTAATACTCTGCAACTAGCACACACTCAACTTGTTGAGCAAAAGCAACAACAGGTAGCCTTGTTTTTACCTATTAGCGATTTACTCGCCGAACTTACCTTATGGTTACGCGATAAAAGCGAAACCCAAATTACTAATAACCAAAAAGAAATAGCGCAGTTACAAGCTTCATTTATTAACTGGCTGGTGGCGTTAATTCCGCTAACACTGTTGGTAGGAGGCGGGTTTTTGTGGCGTATAAGTGGCCGCTTAAAAAGCCTAACTAAAATTATTGGTAAATTAGGGCAAGGTGACTGGCAGCAAAAAATAGCCGTACAAGGCTCAGCAGAGCTAGTTGAATTAGGTAATAAATTACAATGGGTGCAAGCTCAGTTACATATACTGGAGCAGCAAAAAGACACCTTTTTACGCCACGTTACCCACGAACTTAAAACACCTCTAGCCTCAATGGTCGAGGGCACCGACCTACTCAGCGATGAAATAGTTGGCCCTATAACTAAAGAGCAACGCGCTGTACTTGAGCTCATTAGCCAGTCTATGGTGCGCCTTCGTACTATGATTGACAGCTTACTTAGTTATAACGCGATTCGTACCAGTAAAGACAGCGTAAGTGAGGTTGAGTTTAATCATTTAATTAATAAAATTAATAGTCATTTTGAGCACCGCCTAACAGCTCGAGAGCAAACCCTTATTTGGCATAACAATTTATCTAATAAGGCGCTTGCATTACCTGGGGAGTTAATTGAAATGATTTTAGTGCAATTAATTTCTAATGGCTTAAAGTTTTCACAACACGGGCAGGCAGTATCTATAGCGTTAACCCTTGAGCACAGTAAGCTAAAAATGGCGATAAGCGACGAGGGATGCGGTATTAAAGAGCATGAAAAAGCACATGTTTTTAGCGCATTTTATCAAGGAAAGCATAGTAAAAATGTTACGCTACAAGGCAGTGGCTTAGGCTTAACTATTGTTAAAGAGTCAGTAGAGCAATTAAACGGACAATTATTAATAGAGCAGAATGAACCCCAAGGTTGTCGATTTTTAATTACGCTTCCCATAACAACAAATCAAGGAGTTAACTAG
- a CDS encoding sigma 54-interacting transcriptional regulator yields MPAIKPQGAKVLLVDDDASLLKLLAIRIESKGYEVTTCESGLTALQILKSQVFDAVVTDLRMDEMDGMALHRQLQSRYPALPVIMMTAHGSIPDAVEATKQGIFAFITKPIDKDELFDSLAKAIEIHGVNADEIIPTSNIVTRSGAMLHLLEQVKLLGPTQVNVLISGASGTGKELLAQAIHQHSHVSKGPFVAINCGAVPGELLESELFGHKKGSFTGAIKDHQGLFQQAEGGTLFLDEIGDMPLNLQVKLLRVLQEKTIRPVGFQEEIAIDVRIVSATHKNLPEAIINQQFREDLYYRLNVVNLKLPPLCERREDISLLAQYFSASIAKRMKQSEKHFANDAMHALVRYDWPGNIRQLQNVVEQVVALTPSEVISEHLVLSALNSNEKNVEPLSLNDAKKEFERDYVINTLKMAGGNVAEGAKLAKRNRSDFYKLIKKHNIDVDNLA; encoded by the coding sequence ATGCCAGCAATAAAACCGCAAGGTGCAAAAGTATTATTAGTGGATGACGATGCCAGCTTATTAAAATTGCTCGCTATTCGTATCGAATCAAAAGGCTACGAGGTTACCACCTGTGAGAGCGGCCTAACTGCGTTACAAATATTAAAAAGCCAAGTGTTCGATGCCGTAGTAACCGACCTGCGCATGGACGAAATGGATGGCATGGCACTGCATCGCCAATTACAAAGCCGCTATCCGGCATTGCCCGTTATAATGATGACAGCGCATGGCTCTATTCCTGATGCGGTAGAGGCTACTAAACAAGGCATTTTTGCATTTATTACTAAACCAATAGATAAAGACGAGTTATTCGACAGCTTAGCAAAAGCGATAGAAATACACGGCGTAAATGCCGATGAAATAATACCCACTAGCAATATAGTTACCCGTAGCGGCGCTATGCTACATTTGCTAGAGCAAGTTAAACTGTTAGGGCCAACGCAAGTTAACGTATTAATATCGGGAGCCAGCGGCACAGGTAAAGAATTATTAGCTCAAGCTATTCATCAGCATAGCCATGTAAGTAAAGGCCCATTTGTAGCGATAAACTGCGGCGCAGTACCGGGTGAACTGCTAGAGTCAGAATTGTTTGGTCATAAAAAAGGCTCGTTTACCGGCGCAATAAAAGATCACCAAGGATTGTTTCAACAAGCAGAGGGGGGCACCTTATTTTTAGATGAAATAGGTGATATGCCGCTTAATTTACAAGTAAAGTTACTGCGCGTACTGCAAGAAAAAACTATACGTCCAGTCGGCTTTCAAGAAGAAATAGCCATAGATGTTCGCATTGTATCGGCAACCCATAAAAACCTCCCTGAGGCGATTATAAACCAGCAGTTTAGAGAGGATTTATACTACCGTTTAAACGTGGTTAATTTAAAACTCCCCCCTTTGTGCGAGCGTCGCGAAGATATAAGTCTACTTGCACAATACTTTAGCGCCAGTATTGCAAAGCGAATGAAGCAAAGCGAAAAACACTTTGCCAACGACGCTATGCATGCACTCGTGCGTTACGACTGGCCAGGTAATATTCGCCAACTTCAAAACGTGGTAGAGCAAGTTGTAGCACTTACCCCAAGTGAGGTTATTTCAGAGCATTTAGTGCTAAGTGCATTAAATAGCAACGAAAAAAATGTAGAGCCATTATCGTTAAACGATGCTAAAAAAGAGTTTGAACGCGACTACGTAATAAACACCCTTAAAATGGCTGGTGGAAATGTCGCCGAAGGCGCAAAACTAGCTAAACGTAACCGTTCAGATTTTTATAAACTGATTAAAAAGCACAATATAGATGTTGATAATTTAGCTTAA
- a CDS encoding DUF1543 domain-containing protein, with product MQLFMVYLGGRIQGCHIEMHDIRFVVGQNIEQTYTKLKSQWVGDKNSVHMDSYMAINHIDGYQVTVCDTPVEQTKQLYFVNLGAYRSDLMAEQHDFALYVASSSQEAKQRAKNDLLAGLSHIHKDDLHDVDDCFAIDLLDSQLSIKLTPSGQAQKIKPDWFGYHVL from the coding sequence ATGCAGTTATTTATGGTGTATTTAGGTGGGCGAATTCAAGGCTGCCATATAGAAATGCACGACATTCGTTTTGTAGTAGGGCAAAACATTGAGCAAACCTATACTAAATTAAAAAGCCAATGGGTGGGCGACAAAAACAGCGTGCATATGGATAGCTACATGGCAATTAACCACATAGATGGTTATCAGGTTACAGTATGCGACACGCCTGTTGAGCAAACTAAACAGCTTTATTTTGTTAATTTAGGCGCCTACAGAAGCGACTTAATGGCCGAGCAACACGACTTTGCACTGTATGTGGCAAGCAGTAGTCAAGAGGCCAAACAGCGTGCTAAAAACGATTTACTCGCTGGCCTTAGCCATATTCATAAAGATGATTTACACGACGTAGATGATTGTTTTGCAATAGATTTACTCGACAGCCAGCTTAGTATAAAACTGACCCCAAGTGGGCAAGCACAAAAAATCAAACCAGATTGGTTTGGTTATCATGTACTTTAA
- a CDS encoding multifunctional CCA addition/repair protein codes for MDKALEQVYLVGGAVRDLLLKRASNDNDYVVIGETPQAMEALGFVPIGSDFPVYLHPKTKEEYALGRTERKSGKGYTGFVVDASPDVTLEEDLARRDLTINSMALDANDNIIDPFNGQQDLKDKILRHTTDAFVEDPVRVLRIARFLARFGSEWRIHPSTYALMQQLKQQGELNHLVPERVWLETEKALGEKHPELYFQALQGLGLFPELEQMVNVPQPKQHHPEGDVFVHTMLVLRRAADLNFDLATRFAALTHDFGKAISFKKRGNLRGHERDGVAVVEQFCERLKIPNCFRDIGVLTSDNHTLCHTLEQLRPETVHKLIVTNLNALVHPQRFIAFTQACQCDAQGRGETLVNKPYPQAAKLRAIQAELLKLDKKQVVQAALNSGKKGPEIGEEVKQAEINCVKAFLTREKQAQ; via the coding sequence GTGGATAAAGCATTGGAGCAGGTTTACCTAGTTGGTGGTGCCGTGCGTGATTTACTGCTAAAAAGAGCATCAAATGACAACGATTATGTTGTTATTGGCGAAACGCCACAAGCAATGGAAGCGCTAGGCTTTGTGCCAATAGGTAGCGATTTTCCGGTTTACTTACACCCAAAAACCAAAGAAGAATATGCACTTGGGCGCACTGAGCGAAAAAGTGGTAAAGGCTATACCGGTTTTGTGGTTGATGCCAGTCCAGATGTGACTCTAGAGGAAGACTTAGCCAGACGTGATTTAACCATAAACTCTATGGCGCTCGATGCTAACGACAATATAATTGACCCATTTAACGGCCAACAAGATCTTAAAGATAAAATACTGCGCCATACAACAGATGCATTTGTAGAAGACCCTGTGCGGGTGTTGCGTATAGCTCGGTTTTTAGCCCGTTTTGGCAGCGAGTGGCGTATACATCCGAGCACTTATGCGCTAATGCAACAGCTTAAGCAGCAAGGTGAGCTTAATCATTTAGTGCCAGAGCGAGTATGGTTAGAGACCGAAAAAGCCCTGGGTGAAAAGCATCCCGAACTTTATTTTCAAGCGCTGCAAGGCTTAGGTCTATTTCCCGAGCTTGAACAAATGGTTAATGTGCCGCAACCTAAACAACATCACCCCGAGGGCGATGTGTTTGTGCATACTATGTTAGTGCTCAGGCGTGCAGCCGACTTAAATTTTGATCTAGCAACGCGTTTTGCTGCATTAACTCACGACTTTGGTAAGGCGATCAGTTTTAAAAAACGCGGTAATTTACGTGGGCATGAACGAGATGGGGTTGCTGTAGTTGAACAGTTTTGTGAACGTTTAAAAATACCTAATTGCTTTCGCGATATAGGCGTACTTACTAGCGATAATCACACTCTTTGTCATACATTAGAGCAATTAAGGCCCGAAACGGTTCATAAGTTAATAGTGACTAATTTAAACGCCTTGGTTCATCCACAACGTTTTATTGCTTTTACTCAAGCATGCCAATGCGATGCACAAGGGCGCGGCGAAACACTCGTAAATAAACCCTACCCGCAAGCAGCTAAGCTGCGTGCTATTCAAGCAGAACTATTAAAGCTAGATAAAAAACAAGTCGTACAAGCTGCACTTAACAGCGGCAAAAAAGGCCCAGAAATAGGCGAGGAAGTGAAACAAGCGGAAATAAACTGTGTAAAAGCATTTTTAACACGAGAAAAACAAGCACAGTAG
- the pdsS gene encoding proteobacterial dedicated sortase system histidine kinase: protein MLRFGLRSKFILLSCFLFLLPWLGYEYVWEMEKFLRQGQEKTLVGTTRALATALHERPALFDQQTSFLDQVVKGRDLYAYNLKNPIQLDGKLTDWESYQALFWQYDKRYLQKTDNKHQASDLSFEHMVGKFDNYLYALFKVTDNQLVYRPKNSLSITNNDHLKIGLKTPDGQFNRYIIAPRQDGWVNAFNADSKAPFTKIQGYFSSTAAGYNIELRFPISMLGNKLGFAIVDVDNKESLFEPKVMSTSNLNNPSDLGSVLVPSPEINRILKGMGHSGSRIWVVDKHHRVLAQSGSIHHADGVWADGLANQAPETWWQQFEQNYLHPLYYKILTRPENEFLDTLHDVAAMQGSHLAKALKGQPASSWRLTPDSKAVILSAAYPIWIQEKVIGAVIAEETTNGVRTLRNKSLEKLFNVILAVMLIGTVTLFFFASRISSRIRRLRDTAEQAIDAQGRVTGSINYSDANDEIGDLSRSFANIVSRLGGYTNYLENMSSRLSHELRTPVAVVRSSLENLQMQPQSELSQKYLDRASEGVERLGKIITTMSEATRLEQSIQSNEPEPFDLQKVINGCMQGYQLTYPKQLFTLDICQTALPMQGAPEFIAQLLDKLINNAIEFSHAEKPINVSLKQNDSVAVLTVGNYGPLLPAGLTEHIFDSMVSVRSQQMQQQPHLGLGLYIVRLVCDYHNASVTAKNNQQDNGVVFTVSLPLVK, encoded by the coding sequence ATGTTGCGATTTGGCCTACGTAGTAAGTTTATTTTACTTTCTTGCTTTTTATTTTTATTGCCCTGGTTGGGCTACGAATATGTGTGGGAAATGGAAAAGTTTTTACGCCAAGGTCAAGAAAAAACCTTAGTAGGCACTACCCGTGCGCTAGCCACAGCCCTGCATGAACGCCCTGCATTATTTGATCAGCAAACTAGTTTTTTAGATCAGGTTGTAAAGGGCCGCGATCTATACGCGTACAACCTTAAAAATCCTATTCAACTCGATGGTAAGCTCACAGATTGGGAGAGCTATCAGGCATTATTTTGGCAATACGACAAACGCTACTTACAAAAAACCGACAACAAGCATCAAGCCAGCGATCTGTCGTTTGAGCACATGGTAGGAAAGTTTGATAATTACCTTTATGCACTGTTTAAAGTAACAGATAACCAACTCGTTTATCGGCCAAAAAACAGTTTAAGTATTACTAATAACGACCATTTAAAAATTGGCTTAAAAACACCTGATGGGCAGTTTAACCGCTACATTATTGCCCCGCGGCAAGATGGCTGGGTAAACGCTTTTAATGCAGATAGCAAAGCACCCTTTACAAAAATTCAGGGCTATTTTAGCAGTACAGCGGCTGGCTACAATATTGAGCTGCGTTTTCCTATTAGCATGCTTGGCAATAAACTTGGCTTTGCCATTGTTGATGTAGATAACAAAGAGTCCTTGTTTGAGCCTAAAGTAATGTCGACCTCAAACTTAAATAACCCCAGCGATTTAGGTTCAGTACTTGTGCCCTCTCCCGAAATTAATCGTATTTTAAAAGGCATGGGCCACAGTGGCAGCCGTATTTGGGTGGTCGATAAGCATCATAGAGTATTAGCACAATCGGGCTCGATTCATCATGCCGATGGAGTATGGGCTGACGGCCTTGCCAATCAAGCTCCTGAAACTTGGTGGCAACAGTTTGAGCAAAACTACTTGCATCCCCTTTATTATAAAATTTTAACACGCCCCGAAAACGAATTTTTAGATACTCTGCACGACGTAGCAGCTATGCAAGGTAGTCATTTAGCTAAAGCATTAAAAGGCCAGCCGGCATCATCGTGGCGATTAACCCCCGACAGTAAAGCCGTAATTTTATCGGCTGCTTACCCTATTTGGATCCAAGAAAAAGTAATTGGCGCAGTAATAGCCGAGGAAACCACCAATGGCGTACGTACGCTGCGTAATAAATCGCTCGAAAAATTGTTTAACGTTATTTTAGCCGTAATGCTTATTGGCACTGTAACGTTATTCTTTTTTGCCTCTCGAATATCGAGCCGTATTAGGCGTTTGCGCGATACTGCAGAGCAAGCTATAGATGCACAAGGGCGAGTTACTGGCAGTATTAATTACAGCGATGCTAATGACGAAATTGGCGATCTATCACGCAGTTTTGCTAATATAGTCAGTCGCCTTGGTGGCTATACTAACTATTTAGAAAATATGTCGTCGCGGTTATCGCACGAGCTGCGTACGCCTGTTGCAGTAGTACGCTCATCGCTCGAAAATCTGCAAATGCAACCACAAAGCGAGCTGAGTCAAAAGTACTTAGATCGCGCCAGTGAAGGCGTTGAACGCTTAGGTAAAATTATTACCACCATGAGCGAAGCCACTCGCTTAGAGCAAAGTATTCAAAGCAATGAGCCTGAGCCATTCGACTTACAAAAAGTAATAAATGGCTGCATGCAGGGCTACCAGCTTACTTACCCTAAGCAGCTGTTTACACTTGATATATGCCAAACTGCGCTTCCTATGCAAGGCGCACCAGAGTTTATAGCGCAATTGCTCGATAAGTTAATTAATAATGCAATTGAATTTAGCCACGCAGAAAAGCCAATTAATGTTAGCTTAAAACAAAACGACAGCGTAGCAGTTTTAACCGTAGGCAATTATGGTCCATTATTACCTGCTGGTTTAACTGAGCATATTTTTGATTCTATGGTGTCGGTGCGTAGCCAGCAAATGCAGCAACAGCCACATTTAGGATTAGGACTCTATATTGTAAGGCTGGTGTGCGACTACCATAATGCCAGTGTAACTGCTAAAAATAACCAACAGGACAATGGCGTAGTGTTTACTGTAAGCCTGCCATTAGTTAAGTAA
- the pdsR gene encoding proteobacterial dedicated sortase system response regulator gives MKKIAIIEDEPAIRENYTEMLSAQGYQVTGYANRSSAEAAFKNVLPDLAIVDIGLGNEIDGGFLLCQTLRSLSKTLPIIFLTARDSEIDTVCGLRMGADDYLTKDISLAHLAARIGALFRRMEALKQPADENALITRGPLTLDTQRMQVFWQQLLVDLTVTEFWMLHSLAQRPGHVKSRNELMSDAKIYVDDSTITSHVKRIRKKFIALDSNFDCIDTVYGMGYRWEQI, from the coding sequence ATGAAAAAAATAGCCATCATTGAAGATGAACCCGCCATTCGCGAAAACTACACTGAAATGCTCAGCGCACAAGGTTATCAGGTAACGGGGTATGCAAACCGTAGTAGCGCAGAAGCGGCGTTTAAAAATGTACTGCCCGATTTAGCCATTGTTGATATTGGCTTAGGTAATGAAATAGATGGTGGTTTTTTACTGTGCCAAACTTTGCGCTCACTGTCTAAAACGCTGCCTATTATTTTTTTAACCGCTCGCGATAGCGAAATAGACACAGTGTGTGGCCTACGCATGGGCGCCGACGACTACCTCACAAAAGATATTAGTTTGGCTCATTTAGCGGCGCGTATTGGTGCGCTATTTCGTCGTATGGAAGCACTTAAACAACCTGCCGACGAAAATGCACTTATAACTCGCGGGCCATTAACGCTCGACACGCAGCGTATGCAGGTGTTTTGGCAACAACTATTAGTTGATTTAACAGTAACCGAATTTTGGATGTTGCACTCCCTCGCACAGCGCCCCGGACACGTTAAAAGCCGTAATGAATTAATGAGTGATGCAAAAATTTATGTAGACGACAGCACCATAACTTCACACGTAAAACGTATTCGTAAAAAGTTTATAGCACTCGATAGTAACTTTGACTGCATAGACACAGTGTATGGCATGGGCTATAGGTGGGAGCAAATTTAA
- the pdsO gene encoding sortase-associated OmpA-like protein PdsO, whose translation MKKTLIALTLAGVFCGPALASTSNNTATKEAHTETAIGLGAGAIIGGVVGGPIGAFVGAFAGGLIGDAKVADNKIAEQQRAITVMTEKTNDYQHLLSHNSQLEQQIEVLANQNEQLTQSQINNLLAMTVQFKTGSRVIAPHFALQLDQLVTLLKNQPQLALDLSGFADQRGDEQANLLLSKARVNAVQSYLIKQGVSHTRLSTQAFGEQQTLAKTNTVEDNTFDRRVTLTTRLINSVNSQTASN comes from the coding sequence ATGAAGAAGACATTAATAGCGCTAACCCTAGCGGGCGTTTTTTGCGGCCCCGCATTGGCATCAACCTCTAATAATACGGCTACAAAAGAAGCGCACACCGAAACCGCAATAGGCTTAGGAGCGGGCGCTATTATAGGTGGTGTAGTAGGCGGCCCAATTGGTGCTTTTGTGGGAGCATTTGCTGGTGGTTTAATAGGCGATGCAAAAGTTGCTGATAACAAAATTGCCGAGCAACAGCGTGCAATAACTGTAATGACAGAAAAAACCAACGACTACCAACACCTACTTAGCCATAACAGCCAGTTAGAGCAACAAATCGAAGTGCTTGCTAATCAAAATGAGCAGTTAACACAATCGCAAATTAATAATTTACTTGCCATGACAGTACAGTTTAAAACTGGCTCACGTGTTATTGCGCCACATTTTGCATTGCAGTTAGATCAACTCGTCACGCTTTTAAAAAACCAGCCACAGTTAGCGCTCGATTTAAGTGGGTTTGCCGATCAACGCGGTGATGAACAAGCCAATCTTTTACTTTCAAAGGCACGTGTAAATGCGGTGCAAAGCTATTTAATAAAACAGGGCGTAAGCCACACGCGCTTAAGCACGCAAGCATTTGGTGAGCAGCAAACACTCGCTAAAACTAACACAGTAGAAGACAACACGTTTGATCGGCGGGTAACCCTTACTACTCGTTTAATAAACTCTGTAAATAGCCAAACAGCAAGTAATTAA
- a CDS encoding marine proteobacterial sortase target protein gives MYFLSKPSKVLTLKWVSLFTLGILVMLTSFKSHAQSPKLELFDSSGAQAGPAIILKSDANMTLTGLINHVVVKQTYQNQNPFAVNARYVFPLPDESAVHAMTMRIGERVIKGQIDKKVAAEKKYAEAKQAGKQAALVRQQRANMFITNVANIAPGEQVVIELEYQEIIDYSSGTFTVRFPGTITPRYHVTQGEIDINKESQKPTNSLPHGWLSPVYSTQKNDEQLSSQFNLNLDIDVGLELVDINSKFHNVNIQNTAFGQYTIELNEQNALNRDFVLEFKPLQKEQAQAAFFTEQFENGERYGLAMLMPPADNFIATQRLARETVFVVDTSGSMHGQSMEQAKNALFYALSLLDSNDSFNIVGFDNVVTPMSDKPLVASGFNLRRAERFIYGLQADGGTEIQGALDSVLDGSQFDGFVRQVIFLTDGSVSNEDALFKSIQAKLGDSRLFTVGIGSAPNSFFMRRAADVGKGSFTFIGSTSEVQPKMQQLFDKLAHPAITNLALSDEKGNSLDFWPSPLPDLYFNEPIMVAIKLNNASNVILNGQTAQGPISINLNTQAGSNAKGIAKLWARQKIKSLLLYNSQNAVKDEVQQLALTHQLLSPFTAFIAIEQTQINPIAEQTANATNAIPQGMAMRLPQTDGQSKVHIILGILLLSGFVLVRRFK, from the coding sequence ATGTATTTTTTGAGTAAACCAAGCAAAGTGCTTACCCTTAAATGGGTAAGCCTTTTTACACTGGGTATACTGGTGATGTTAACGAGCTTTAAAAGCCACGCACAATCTCCCAAGTTAGAACTTTTTGATAGCAGCGGCGCGCAAGCAGGCCCTGCAATAATATTAAAAAGTGATGCAAATATGACATTAACCGGACTTATTAATCATGTTGTAGTTAAGCAAACTTATCAAAACCAAAACCCGTTTGCTGTTAATGCGCGTTATGTGTTTCCGCTGCCCGATGAAAGCGCAGTACATGCTATGACCATGCGTATTGGCGAGCGAGTAATTAAGGGCCAAATTGATAAAAAAGTGGCGGCCGAAAAAAAATATGCAGAAGCCAAACAGGCAGGCAAGCAAGCAGCACTAGTACGCCAGCAACGCGCAAATATGTTTATTACAAACGTAGCTAATATAGCCCCTGGGGAGCAGGTTGTTATTGAGCTGGAATATCAAGAAATAATTGATTACAGCAGCGGCACTTTTACAGTGCGCTTTCCGGGCACAATCACACCGCGTTATCATGTAACCCAAGGTGAAATTGACATAAATAAAGAAAGCCAAAAACCAACTAACTCGCTACCACATGGTTGGCTAAGCCCAGTTTATAGCACGCAAAAAAATGACGAACAGCTAAGCAGCCAGTTTAATTTAAACTTAGATATAGACGTAGGTTTAGAGCTGGTAGATATAAATTCTAAATTTCATAATGTAAATATTCAAAACACTGCATTTGGGCAATACACAATAGAGTTAAATGAGCAAAATGCGCTAAACCGCGACTTTGTACTGGAGTTTAAACCACTGCAAAAAGAGCAAGCTCAAGCTGCATTTTTTACCGAGCAGTTTGAAAATGGTGAACGCTACGGGCTCGCTATGCTAATGCCGCCTGCAGATAACTTTATAGCAACGCAGCGATTAGCCCGCGAAACGGTATTTGTAGTCGATACTTCGGGCTCTATGCATGGGCAGTCTATGGAGCAAGCTAAAAACGCACTGTTTTATGCGCTATCGCTGTTAGACAGTAACGACAGTTTTAATATTGTAGGGTTTGATAATGTAGTAACCCCAATGAGCGATAAACCTTTAGTTGCAAGTGGCTTTAATTTACGCCGTGCAGAGCGTTTTATATATGGATTACAAGCCGACGGCGGCACAGAAATACAAGGCGCACTTGATTCCGTGTTAGATGGGTCGCAGTTTGATGGTTTTGTACGCCAAGTAATATTTTTAACCGATGGTAGCGTAAGCAACGAAGATGCACTGTTTAAAAGTATTCAAGCCAAATTAGGCGATAGCCGCTTATTTACAGTTGGTATTGGCAGTGCCCCCAATAGCTTTTTTATGCGCCGTGCGGCAGATGTAGGTAAGGGCTCGTTTACTTTTATAGGCAGCACTAGCGAGGTGCAACCTAAAATGCAGCAGTTATTTGATAAGCTCGCACACCCTGCAATTACTAATTTAGCGCTAAGCGATGAAAAGGGCAATAGCTTAGACTTTTGGCCGTCACCACTGCCAGACCTCTATTTTAATGAGCCAATAATGGTAGCTATAAAGCTCAATAATGCCAGTAATGTAATATTAAACGGGCAAACTGCACAAGGGCCTATTAGTATTAACCTAAACACACAAGCAGGCTCAAATGCGAAAGGAATTGCTAAGCTGTGGGCTCGTCAAAAAATTAAGTCGTTGCTGCTCTATAACTCACAAAATGCAGTTAAAGACGAAGTGCAACAATTGGCGCTTACTCATCAATTACTCAGCCCATTTACGGCTTTTATAGCAATAGAGCAAACACAAATCAATCCAATAGCAGAACAAACAGCTAATGCCACTAATGCAATACCTCAAGGTATGGCCATGCGTTTGCCGCAAACCGACGGGCAAAGCAAAGTACATATAATATTAGGAATTTTATTGTTAAGTGGGTTTGTGCTAGTAAGGCGTTTTAAATGA